The region TTGGTGTCGTAGTGGCCGTCGAAGATATCGGCATAGCCGCCGGGGCCGCTATTGCCGGCTTCTGTATCGGGGGCGAAGAAGATTTTCCCGGCCGGCAACGGCTTGCCATCGTAGATAACGTCGCCGGAAACCTGATACCGTTTCGGACCATCATCTGCAGAACTGCAGCCAATCGTAGCGAGCAAGACAACGCTTGTCGCTACGATTGGCCACAGCAGCCCCTGCCTAAAGTGAACTTGCGTAGTGGGGTGGCTCACGGGGTGGTACCTCCGATCGGACCGCCATCGCTGCGGCGTCCCATCGAACGATAAACGGCCAGGTCCATGTTCTCGCTGAAGAACCGCGTCGAGGCATCTCCCAGCGTAAACATACAACCGCCAGGATGACGACTCCCATAGGTCGACGTCATCTCGGAAAGTTGATGCGACGTCGAAATAGGCTCTGCACTGTTAATTGGATTCGCCGCCGCGCAAAGAGTGATCGGGGTCGCATAAACCGAATTGACCAACTGCCCAGAAGCCCAGCTTGTCTCGCGATTTGCAATCCCGGGATGCGAGCCGAGCAGGAAGTGATACATCGATTCACCCACCATGAACGTGTTCGTCGTCCCATCGGTCACGTCACGAAAACCAGTGGTCGAATTGTTGTAGAACATCCCGTTGGTGAAGAAGTATCGCGTTGGGCTACTCGTTCCCGCACAGGCCACATGCAGGTCTGCATCGACGATGGCCGGATCACCGCCACCCTGACAGGCCAGGTAATTCAGCGTTGGGGCATCACCACCAGAGTTTGGATCGGATGGGCACTTGTACGCTTCCAGTGGTTCAAACTGAAATGCTTTATTCGGCGAGCTACAACTGGAACTGAATGGCGAGAAGATTCGAGTGAAATTGAAGTTGTCGTGCAGATTGTTCTCTTCGATGAAAGGAAGAATCAAAACCGTCCAAGGGGCGAACGTTTGATTGCATTCCCCTCCTCCTCCGCCTAACGGAGTCGTGCCATTCACACAGGTAACATGCCCACTGATTGCCCCGGCGGGAAACTGACGATGGGTGTCGTGATAGTTGTGGATAGCCAATCCGATCTGTTTCATCTTGTTCGAGCAGCTCATTCGTCGAGCAGCTTCTCGTGCTTGCTGCACGGCCGGAAGGAGCAGCGCGATCAGCACACCAATGATGGCGATCACCACAAGTAATTCGACAAGTGTAAAGCCTTTCGCACGGGATTGTCGCGGTACCGCAACCAACCTCTTAGAGAACATGGCGGATACTCCTAGTCGCCTCGGTCAATTGGGACCGGCAGGAATGCCAAGGGGATGATTGGCCCAAACAAGGCGACAGTGAAAAAGAATAGAAATATGGAAAAGTTCTTTTGTCAGTGTCGGCGTTTAGACAATTCGGGTCAACAGAAATCCCTGGAAAAGGTATCTTTCTCGTCAGAGATGAACACTAATGGGGAATTAAGCGTTATTGTAAAGGGTTTACGTGTAGATAATTGGCTATTCTGCTGGCATCGGTCCATCTTCACGGTCAAGACCTTAGAGCCCCTTGTCTGCTCTTGTATCAGGCCAATCATGGTCTCAAGTCACGAATCATCAACCAACAGTGATGATTCAAACGGGCGGATCGACCACTTTTTTGAGTAACGCGTCTCAATCGGGCTGAGCGCATCCGGATTTCGATAGCCAGCGGCTTGTAGGTAGGTGATCATCACAAGCGAACCTGCTTACTGATTTATCTCTGTTGGAGCCCCACTCATGCCGCTGCACTCGCGCCGTGATTTCCTGAAGACATCCGCTTTGGCCGCCTCGGCGATTGGCCTGGGAAGTTCGCTTCCGCGAACAAGTCATGCGGCCGATCTTTGGCCGATTCCAGATGTCGATGTCAAAGTGACCCGGGCAATGAAGATTGAAGTGCAGTACAACCGACCGCGGTTCGTCGCAGGGAACTCTCAGTATCGCGTCGCAGGGGATGTCCGGCGGGAACCGATCCTGGTTGTCTTTGGCGACAACGGCAAGATCGGCGTCGGTGCGTGCAACTGGGGAGCCGGTCAACAGGACGTTGAGTATGCCGTTGGTAAGACGGTCTCGCAGTTGCTTCGAGATCATGGGGCCGTCAATGGTAAGATCTGCACGTCATCGTTCTGGGACTTAGCCGGAAAGACGCTCGACAAGCCGGTCTACGAGCTACTCGGTGGTACGCTGATCGAAGAAGGCGTACCTGTCTACGATGGTTCTATCTATCACGAAGAGCTTCTACCTCGCGACCGCGGCACGCCTTATCGCCATCCGAAAGCCGCCTATGCCGATCGAGCTGGCTGGCAAGACGCCATCAAAGAAGCGATGGACAATACGCTACGACTGGGCCATACGTTCGCGAAAGTGAAGATCGGTCGCGGCGCACTGCATCTCAGTCGGCTGGCAGGCAACTATCAGGACGTCGCGGTCTTGGAATTAATCCGAGAACACGCGGGTGCCGACTTTGGCATTGGTGTCGATGCGAACAACGGTTATCGCATGGAAGATGTCGTCTGGTTGCTGCAAGAACATGGCGACTTAGACTTGGCGTTCATCGAAGAAATGATTCCAGACAACGTCGACAACTACCGCAAGATCCAAAACGTCATCCAAGAGCGAAAGTTGAACACACTCGTCGCCGACGGCGAAGGTTGGCGTAATTCCTACGATCCTCTCGCAGCAGAGATTATCGAGTCTGGCACGGTCGATATTCTGCAAGGCGACATGCGAGCATTCCACTTCGAGGGGATTCGCCGCGAGTCGAACATGGCGTTGGAAGCAGGCCACGGAAGCCGCATTGCTCCTCACAATTGGGGCAACGAGTTTGGTTTCCTGATGCAGATTCACGTTGCATGTGCGATTCCAAATTTCTATCGCGCCGAGCAAGATCCCGGGAAACTGGCTGGCGAATTGCTCGTGAACCAAAGCACCTACGACATCGCCGAGGGACGTTGCCGCAATTTCTCGGCCCCAGGTCTCGGAATTGAATTGAACCCAAAGACGCTCGATTCGGCGAATGTCATCCACGAAGCCAGCGTTTAGCGTCGCTGGGTCGTATTGCCGTCACGAGACGCGTTCGGCGCGGTGGCCATGGCTGGATTCGATGACGACAATGGCGAAGGGTTCGGCGGGATGATCGCTATGCCGACCTTCAGCGGTGCAAGATGCGGCGCCTTTTGATGCACGATCTCGATCGGCTGCTGAACCCTGGCATCTGGGAATCGTTCGAGCCATGCGTCGACGTCGTCTTGTTGCATGTCAGGAGCCTCCCACACGATGACCCCACCCTGCCGGTGGATCGCTTCTTCATCAATCCAAGGAGCGAAACGGGCGTTGCATTCAGGGTAAACATCGATCGGGCGATCGGCATAAATCGAAGCATTTCCAGCGGGCCACCAGGCTCCGGCAATCGTCGGTGGCTGGCCATCGGCAACACTTTCCCAGCGTCGTTGAACTTCCGCGGCCAACGCATCGCCGGGGTAGTCGACGCGAAGGTGTCTTTCCCGCATTGCGGTGCCAAACGTGTTGCGCACGCCAACCGCCGTCGCGAAAACAATGCTTAGCACTGCACATGTCATCGCGATGCGTCCACATATCACCGCATCTTCGCGACGACGCTCGAAGCACATCACCAACAGTGCCGGCAGGAAGATCCAGATCGGAGCGCCGAGCATGCTGCGAATCATTCCGCCGGTCAACAGCGAAGCGGTCACCGCAATGGCGAGCGGCCCCAGCACAACGGTTGCCAGGTAATCGCGCGTCAAACGATCTTCATCGCTCAGATCGGTTCGCCATTTCCAAAAGCTACCTAGCAGCGCCATCGAGCCTAGTAAGATTCCAGCGATCGCCCCGAGTTGTTCCCCTAGAAACTTGGCCGGCATCAACAAGTGGTTCCACGCGTTTGGCTCGGTTTGGGTTCGATCCTGAATGTACTTCAGCGTGATGAAATCATTTTCGACCATCCACCACGCATGCGGCGCGAACAGTACCAGTGCGACGCCGATCAAGACATAAGGACCAGGCGTTTTCCACAACTTACGAACTTGTGGATGAATCGCCGCGAAGGCGACCAGGCTGAGCACAAGCATTCCATGGTCGTACTTCGATAACATCCCCAGCGCGACAAACAGTCCTGCCGCGGCCCAATAAGCGGTTCGTCCCCGCGTAATAGCCCAGTACAAAAACAGCACCGTCAGCGCGGTCATCCCGCGGCGGACCATATTGTTGTTCAGTTCAATCGTCGTGAAGTTATAGAACGCGCACGCTTCCAGCAGTGCTGCCGAAGCCAACGCGATCCATGGTTTGTTGCGGTCGCGAACGATTTCCCACACGGCCCATAAGCAAGCCAGAATGCAGCACTGCGCAACGAGATAAGTTGACCAGGCAGGGTCGCTGAACCATTGACTTGTTCCCGCGGCCAACCATGCCGGCAGCGGCGGATGTTTGTAGTATCCCCACTGCCACTGGTTGCCCCAATAGATCATCTCGATCGTATCGAGTGGAGCATTCGCAGCAGTCAGAATGGGCATTAATGACCAAACGATGACATGCGTCAGCGCAAACAGCCAGAACCATCGGGTCCATACCGAATGCGAAGCGTCTATGTCCATCCGTGGAGTCTTATCCGTGATTAGTGGAGTGCTGTCCAAATTCGGACGAAAAGGTACCACGTGCATGCTGCCAGGGAAAGATTGATCGCGAACCATCGGCCGATTCGTTACGTTAAGTGGGAAAGTTCACCGCCAAATGGTTGGGTGGTGCTAGCACTTCTTCCTGCGACGTCATGGTCAAAACAATGCGGCGACTGTTTCGATTCCGACTGATAACGCTGTTTAGCGTGGTCGCCGTGGCGTCGATCTTGCCGGCGATGCATCTCAACCGTGTCTATCGGGCCCAGCATCAAGTGAATGTCACGCGAGAACTGATCGACGAGGGATGCTTCGGGCTGATGTGGGAATGGCAATATGCGGACAACTTTGCGCCGGTCCAACAGCGACCGTATTCCCCCTGGATAGAAAATCGACTCGGTAGGGATTATCTGTACAGCGTGGCGACGTTCGATTTGGATGGCCACGACGATCCGCAGCGTGTCCTGCAAATGGCGAACTCGCTTCAACAAACGCGCCGAATTCGATTGCTGGATTGCCCTGTCGATTCAACATGTTGCCAATCGCTGCAGTCGTTTCCAAACCTGCAATGGCTCGGATTGCTGCTGAGTCCTGTCGACGATGCTGGGATGCGCGAGATCGCCAAGATTCAAAGCCTCGCGATTCTCGATATCCGTAACACGCAGATCACCGACGCCGCAATCGATGACATTTGTTCGCTACCGAACCTGGCTTGGCTGGTTGTTGAAGGCTCGCAGATCAGCGACGAAGGGGTTCAAGAGCTGAAAGAACGTCTTCCCAACTGCGTGGTGTTGAACCAAAGTGGCTTTGCGGAATGGCCAACGATACCGACGAGTGCGAACGATTAAGCGAGGTATTAGACGTCCGGCTTTTTCAGTCGTTCGGCCAGCATCGCGATCGCTTCGTTCGCTTCCCCCTGCATCAGCTTGACGCCGGCGCTCAAAAGCATGGAAGCCACCGTTGTCGGAATGATCAATAGGAAGAACGTCAACACTAACAGGACGGTCTTCAGGAGATCAGGAGCCAGCTTGATCTCTTGTACGTTTTGATTGGCTGCCTCGGCGGCGACTTTTTCGGCGGCCATATCGGTAATCTGCTCGATCAGCGGGGCCGGTTCTTTGCTGTAGATCAACTCGATCGCGATATTCGCCACGTAAATGCCCAGCGCCACGCCAAGGATCACCAACAGCGATCCGGCCAACAGTTTGAAGATCGTGACTGCACTCAAACCATCGGACGAACGGACCGCTTCGTGTCGAAAGGGATCGTTGCTCATCGCTTGCTCCGCTTAGGTGTCCGCTTGCACGTACTGCGCGGCACCTGACTTTCCATTGCCGCTGTTCAAGTTGAACATCACGTTCGATCCGCGCGGAATGATGCTGACTTCCGCTTTCGAGTTCAGCAGCTTCTCGGTTTCCATCACCTCAAGCACCGACTCCAGGATTTCGGGGTCGCCTTTGCTGATCTCGTTAAGCATTTTACCCACGATGTCAGGTCGCATCGCTCCGGCCTCGGCCATTTTCTGCGAGACTTCTTTAGCCGTTTCGCTTTTGATCAAACCAACGCGGTTCTCACCATCCTGCTTCATCGCACTGGTGACCTGAATCAGACGCTTGACGACTTTATCGGTAATGTTGTGCACCATTTGCATGTCGGTGAAGAACACCTTACGGATGTAAACCGAGCCCAGCCGATAGCCCCACTTTTCCGAAAGAGGCGACACCGTCGCGCGAACCGTACGGCTCAGACTGTGACGGTCTTCCAGCATCTTGTCCATTTCCAAGTTGCTCAGTGTGCTGATCGCGCTGGAAGCGACGTTGGCTTGCAGCGAGCCTTCCGGGTTCGTGTTGATGAACAAGTAAGCGACAGGATCGTTGACTTCCATCTCGTACCAAAGGCCGACACCCATTGGGGTCCCTTCTTCCGAGTTCACCATCTGACCGCGAAGGTAATGCTGACGCAACGCCGTGCTGACGACGTGCCGTTTGCCAAAGAATGGAACCAATAGTGCGCCCAGCCCGAACTTCGAGATCGGCAAGTGTAAACCAGGCTCGTCGATCGTGCCGATCACTTTCCCGAAGAGCGTGTAGACGTGGGCTTCGCATTCGTTGACGACGACATACAAGCCAAACATCGTGGCCAGTTTTAAAAGAATCGGTATGGTAACCAGACCGACGAAGATGCCGAAGAAGAACATGGGTTTATCTCTTGAATGAGTTCGTTTTAAGTTTTCAGTGTTCCGCTTTCAGTTGCGGAGAAGGATGAGTTCGCGGAGCGGCGAATCTGTTCCTCTCTCTCGCTGAAAACGTCCGCTTACTTTTCTTCTCGCGTTTGCACCACACTGACGGCTCGGGACAGCAAGGGCACTTTCAGATCTCGAATGTAAGCCTGAAGTGCGGTCGAGCCTCCTTCTTGTTTGATTTGGCTGAGTGTCCGAGCCAGTTCGCGAAGTGGCGCGACTTCGGCTTGAGCATTATTCGAGGCGATGTCGACCGCTCGCTTGCTCATCGTGATTTGCTGCTCGGCGTCGGCCTGGGCTGTGCTTAGATCGGCAGCCACCTGGTTTCGCGTACTGTTAATGGCCGACAAAGCCCGGTCGACTTCCGGCGGGGGATCGATGCTGGTAATCAGAGCCGCGTCGAGTTCCACTCCGTAACGTCCCGGCGTGCAGCGGCATTGCTCTTCCATGTAAGAGTTCAGCAGCGGTAAGTTCTTTCGCAGGTCGTTAATCGAAACACCTTCCGACAAGTCGACGCTCGAAGGGTTATCGTCGTCATCGACCCCTGGCTTGGCGAGCAAGCTGGCCCCTTTGGGATCGCTGAACGTAGCGATTCGTTCACGCAGTACACTCACGAAATAACCCATGATGTGTTCCAGCGGGCTCTCGACACCAAATAGAAACGCGTACAAGTTGTTCTCGCACACGCGGTATCGGATCTGGCCGTTCACGCCGGTCGTCAGATTATCTTTCGTGACCGCTTCGATGGTTTCTTGCTTCTTCGTCGGGTCCCACACCAAGTCAACGCTTCGTGTGGCGACACTAATCTTGTGCACTTTTTGCCACGGCATTTTGAAGTAAGGACCGCCGGGGCCAACGACGCGAACCTTGGGATAGGTGTAGCGTTTCTTTTCGTCTTCGCTCAAGTTCGGATCGTCCAGCGGCTGAACGAAGTCTTCGCTCAATCGCTCGGCACGGCCAAACGTGGTGATCACTGCACGCTGATCAGGCGGAATGATATAGAACGCAGTCAAAATGACGCGGAAAAAGACATAAATCATGAGCCCGAACGCGAGCCCCATGAAGAACATAGTCAACCAGCCCATGCAGTTTCCCCCTTCGATGTCATGGTCAAAATCAGGTGTCCCCCCAACAATAGCACCGCGTCAGCACGATGCGCATTGAATCGTACTGCGTCTCGTTCCACTTGCAACGGTTGTCCCCTCTGTAGGGCCTGTTTACGGAGGCGTGGCCGTCGCTTGGCGCGGAAAGTTAACGCAGCTGAGGCCAGTTATTCGCTGGCAGTTGGGGAATCTTAGGGAAGAAAAACTTTTTGCGGCGACGGTTCGATATCAGTGACTTGGTCTTCGTCGTAGCGACGCACGGTAATATATCCTTGACGCACGTTTACGACCCTGGGGCCGTTCCTCTTCGGTTGAAACCCGCCACATGTTCCGCAAATGGGAAAGAGAAATTCCGGCACGCGCACCGGCTTAAGAGTATCCAGCCGCATCATTCCCCATTCATAGATCGCAACGTCCAACTCATCCGGGTCGATCGAAACATCATCCAAGTGTGGGAGCTTTTGCAGCGTATCGAGGCAGCCTTCATCGATCGATGTCGCCGAAGCGTTGAACGATACCAGCTTTTGGCAATCGGCCAGCGAGGCGAGACCTCGGTTGGTGACCTCAGGAGCTCCTTCAATATCTACGTACGTCAGATGCGGTAGTCGACCGAGCGAATGCATTCCTACGTCGGTGATCGTCGTTTCAGCCAGATTTATTTCTTCCAACTGCGGAGCGAAAGTTGGTAGCAGTTCCAAAACCTCGTCCGATGCCAGATCGTTGCTTAGCCAAATCGACTTCAGCTGAGGTGCCTTCAAAACGACCCTCATTTGCTCGATCGTCAGTTCTACCTTCGAAAGATCCAGCTCGCGCAGCGTCGGTAGCTGAGAAATGACTTCGACCGATCGATCGTTAAGCGGTGCCTCCGGCAACGAGAGAAACTCAAGCCGATGAAAATGAACGAGCTGCGGAACGATGGAGTCGACACCTTCCGGTTCGTACAGCGAGACGTAATCGATGTGCGCATGCAGATGATCCCCAAACAACCTTCGCAAAATCCAAGGTCCCGGCGGTTCCGGGGTCTCGCTCAAATTGATCACACTTTGATACTGAAACGAGGCAAACCCGCCGGCGTTTTCTATGGCCGAAATTACATTCGCTTCGCGCTGAGCCCGGACCACATCTCGGGCAATCCAGCCCATCGGCAACGAAAGCAACAGCACCAAGATCATTAGCCCGCGCAGGCTTAACGTAAGCCAACGGCGACGTAATTTCGCACTGGGTTGCACATCGCTACTCATCGCTTGAGTCTCTCTTTTTCGGAGAAGCTATCCAACGTTTGGGACTTCTATCTTTATCGCCTGTTGGCTGTGTCGGCACTAGGCGAGGAGGTCCGCTGACGAACTGAAGCGTTTTGGAGATATCTTTCGGCGGCTTAACATCTTCGCTGATGACCACGGTTTCGAGTGCCGGGAAGGTTTCCAACTGTTGGAGTCCTTCGGTAGTCACGAAGTTACCGCACAAGCCGAGAGTCTTCAGTTTAGGAAGCTGCTTGAGCGTGGCCAGGCCGGCGTCGGTAAGTTCGTTGTCAGAAAGCGTCAGCGATTCAAGCTCTTGCAGTTTTACAATCGTTTCCAGCGAATGATCGGTAAGTTGCGCGCGAAAGAGTGTCAGTTTCTTCAACTGCTTCAGTTTCGCAAGATGCCTCAGGTTCGTATCCAACGACTCCGAAGACTCCGGCGTTAGACCAATCGAAAGCTCTTCCAACTGCGGCCAACCTCCGATGGTTTTAAGGACCTGGTCGGTGAGCTGCACACTATTTGTGTGAAAGACTTTCAACTGTTTCAGCTCGGCCAGTTGGGCAATCCCTTCATCGGTGACCCACGTGGCGTGATCGAGCGAGAGCTTTTCGAGTTGGGACATCTGCGCCAGTGCCGATAGTCCCTCGTCTGTGACGGAACCGATATTCGTGCGGATACTAGTGATGCGTGGCATCTTGGCGATTTGGTGCAGTTTGAAGTCGGTTGCCGTGGTGCCGGAAAGACTGATCTCGCGGAGCGATTCCGATTGGCCGAGGATCTCGAACTGCTGGGGCGTAACAGCCGTTTGATGAAACCAGATATGCCGTAGTCGCGGTACTTTCGCCAGCTCCGCGGCCGACTCGTCTTCTAAATGGAACCAGCCGAGATGGACATAACGCAAGTCCCCCAGATGCGGCAGCAATCGAACTTGTTCGTTGTAGTCTTGCTGCGGATTGCCAAAACCAACTGAATCGACTCTGGCATACAGATGATCGCCAAACCAACGCCGCAGCGTCGCATTGCCCGGAGGTGTTCCCCTACGGCCAAACCCTGGTGCAAGGCTTCCTTCTTTTCGTTCGTAGTCGTACGAAATAATGACGCCGCCAGCTTTCGTCAGTTCGTCCACCACCGACTGCTCCACCCGCATCCGAACGATATCTTTCCCAATCCAACCGAGCGCGATACACAGCAACGTAA is a window of Bremerella sp. TYQ1 DNA encoding:
- a CDS encoding DUF1559 domain-containing protein, yielding MFSKRLVAVPRQSRAKGFTLVELLVVIAIIGVLIALLLPAVQQAREAARRMSCSNKMKQIGLAIHNYHDTHRQFPAGAISGHVTCVNGTTPLGGGGGECNQTFAPWTVLILPFIEENNLHDNFNFTRIFSPFSSSCSSPNKAFQFEPLEAYKCPSDPNSGGDAPTLNYLACQGGGDPAIVDADLHVACAGTSSPTRYFFTNGMFYNNSTTGFRDVTDGTTNTFMVGESMYHFLLGSHPGIANRETSWASGQLVNSVYATPITLCAAANPINSAEPISTSHQLSEMTSTYGSRHPGGCMFTLGDASTRFFSENMDLAVYRSMGRRSDGGPIGGTTP
- a CDS encoding enolase C-terminal domain-like protein; translation: MPLHSRRDFLKTSALAASAIGLGSSLPRTSHAADLWPIPDVDVKVTRAMKIEVQYNRPRFVAGNSQYRVAGDVRREPILVVFGDNGKIGVGACNWGAGQQDVEYAVGKTVSQLLRDHGAVNGKICTSSFWDLAGKTLDKPVYELLGGTLIEEGVPVYDGSIYHEELLPRDRGTPYRHPKAAYADRAGWQDAIKEAMDNTLRLGHTFAKVKIGRGALHLSRLAGNYQDVAVLELIREHAGADFGIGVDANNGYRMEDVVWLLQEHGDLDLAFIEEMIPDNVDNYRKIQNVIQERKLNTLVADGEGWRNSYDPLAAEIIESGTVDILQGDMRAFHFEGIRRESNMALEAGHGSRIAPHNWGNEFGFLMQIHVACAIPNFYRAEQDPGKLAGELLVNQSTYDIAEGRCRNFSAPGLGIELNPKTLDSANVIHEASV
- a CDS encoding glycosyltransferase family 39 protein: MDIDASHSVWTRWFWLFALTHVIVWSLMPILTAANAPLDTIEMIYWGNQWQWGYYKHPPLPAWLAAGTSQWFSDPAWSTYLVAQCCILACLWAVWEIVRDRNKPWIALASAALLEACAFYNFTTIELNNNMVRRGMTALTVLFLYWAITRGRTAYWAAAGLFVALGMLSKYDHGMLVLSLVAFAAIHPQVRKLWKTPGPYVLIGVALVLFAPHAWWMVENDFITLKYIQDRTQTEPNAWNHLLMPAKFLGEQLGAIAGILLGSMALLGSFWKWRTDLSDEDRLTRDYLATVVLGPLAIAVTASLLTGGMIRSMLGAPIWIFLPALLVMCFERRREDAVICGRIAMTCAVLSIVFATAVGVRNTFGTAMRERHLRVDYPGDALAAEVQRRWESVADGQPPTIAGAWWPAGNASIYADRPIDVYPECNARFAPWIDEEAIHRQGGVIVWEAPDMQQDDVDAWLERFPDARVQQPIEIVHQKAPHLAPLKVGIAIIPPNPSPLSSSNPAMATAPNASRDGNTTQRR
- a CDS encoding SPFH domain-containing protein, translated to MFFFGIFVGLVTIPILLKLATMFGLYVVVNECEAHVYTLFGKVIGTIDEPGLHLPISKFGLGALLVPFFGKRHVVSTALRQHYLRGQMVNSEEGTPMGVGLWYEMEVNDPVAYLFINTNPEGSLQANVASSAISTLSNLEMDKMLEDRHSLSRTVRATVSPLSEKWGYRLGSVYIRKVFFTDMQMVHNITDKVVKRLIQVTSAMKQDGENRVGLIKSETAKEVSQKMAEAGAMRPDIVGKMLNEISKGDPEILESVLEVMETEKLLNSKAEVSIIPRGSNVMFNLNSGNGKSGAAQYVQADT
- a CDS encoding SPFH domain-containing protein; amino-acid sequence: MGWLTMFFMGLAFGLMIYVFFRVILTAFYIIPPDQRAVITTFGRAERLSEDFVQPLDDPNLSEDEKKRYTYPKVRVVGPGGPYFKMPWQKVHKISVATRSVDLVWDPTKKQETIEAVTKDNLTTGVNGQIRYRVCENNLYAFLFGVESPLEHIMGYFVSVLRERIATFSDPKGASLLAKPGVDDDDNPSSVDLSEGVSINDLRKNLPLLNSYMEEQCRCTPGRYGVELDAALITSIDPPPEVDRALSAINSTRNQVAADLSTAQADAEQQITMSKRAVDIASNNAQAEVAPLRELARTLSQIKQEGGSTALQAYIRDLKVPLLSRAVSVVQTREEK